The Oxyura jamaicensis isolate SHBP4307 breed ruddy duck chromosome 3, BPBGC_Ojam_1.0, whole genome shotgun sequence genome segment TTCTTCTACCATCACAGACGCTGATGCTGGGAGCTGGAGTTGCCAAGGGTACACATCAGGACTGGAGTGGGAATCCCTGACCTCCTTTCGTGCCAGGGATGGAAGAATGGCAGACTGACCcacagggagggaggaggaaacggagagagagaggggaaggaaagaaagggaaaccTCTGCGCTGCCAAGCAGCCAGTCTTCAGTGATGATGCTCATGTTCAGATACTCCCAGAAATTCCCTAGGAAAAGAAACAACGCAGCAGTGACTCTCAGTTGTCCTTTGCTCTGGAGGATGCTGTGGCTTCTGTTTCCCTGGCAAATACTGGGGCTCGAGTGCTTGCAGCTAGAGGGAGCAGCAGTGAGCTTTGCTGCCACCCAGCTAGAAGAGGTAAATGCAGGCAGCAGaatcagctgctctgcagacagcCCCTCCAGAGCATCCGGCTCACAGCAGAGATGAGACGGAGAGGGGGGAGCGCTCCCAAGCTTTCTGTGGTTCCCTTTCTGTAGTTCCCCGTCTGTAGTGCTGACCCAGAGCCCCAGGCACCGCCCCCCCATGCCGTGGAGACCCCACTGGCTGGGCCGTTACCGCAGTATTCGAGGTAGCTCTGGACTCCTGTAGATGTATTTGTGCCGGTAGCCGAGGTCTGTGTGGAACGGAACAAACTGCACCTTGTAGTCTCGGAAACTCCGCGATGTCGCAGCGATGTTGTAAAGCTGAGTCCGAGGGGAAGCAGGTGAGAGACACGTGTCGCTCCAAACCAGCTACCCCCCAGCTCAAAAGCAGCCATCCCATCCCAAATCGGCCCCCACACCAGCTGCCTCTCTCAGGGGTGGCCCTGGCGTGACCAGCTTTGCGACCTCTCGCTCAGCCTCACTACTGATTTGCCACCTCCAACAGCACAGAACCTGGAGCCCCTTCAGGCTACACGTTTCTATGCGCATCCTACTGTTGTCTTTTTGCCTGGCTTCACCAACACCCCGGGGGTGTTATTCTGGCCTCCCCGGTCCCTCCCGCCAGGTCAGTTCGCAGAGCCACACGCCCACCTTTTTTCCCAGATGAAATGGTACCACCGGGTCGTCCTCAGCGTGAAGgatgagcagggagcaggagatGTATTTCACACTGCAAGGCAGACAGCAATGGCAATCCGGAGCAGGTAGACTGGACGCGTTTTCCTCCCTGCCCAAAACTACTCCTACCGCAAAGAGCCCCTTAGTGACGTCAGGCAAAGCCAGGTAAAAACAGAGCAAGCAAACAACGGCAAGGCTTCAACGCAGCACGCAGGGCTGGGAAGCGTGGGCTGGCCCGCAGCAGCCTCCCGGCGCTAACACCAACACGCCTGGATTTGCAAGGGAGCTGCAGTGACTAACGTGTTCTGCGGGTCATTAACTGCAGCTCAGATCTTGGAAATGCTATTACACGGGCACCAGTAATTCGATCTGCAGAAAGTCTGCCAGCAAAAGGCATCCTTGGAAGAGCCGTTTGCTGCTCGGACCCAAAGCGGCTCACATCACTGCAAGGCATCGTCCCCCAAGGTCTGGTTTGGTTTCGCAACTGGAAACCGAACTCCTAAGATCTCAGCCTCTTGAATGAGGTGAAAGCAGACGTTATTATGCAAAAAGGCAGCTTATGCAAACACACACCTGAGAAATAATCCCAAACCTTTAAAGTCTTGGTGCTACTGCTTAAGGTGTAATGCACACTTGAAAAGCATAAATCACCGGGATCAAATTAGCATATCCCTGAGTAGTCTCTATGCTCTCTTTTGCATCTCTCCTCATTAAGgccaattaaaaaagaaagagctccACAGTGCAAAGCTGCGCTGCATTCAGGGCTGCAAGAGCGACTGAAATCCCTTCAGCAAGTACAATGCTTTGACATAAAAAGAGCAGAGCGCGGTCTGCTCCTCGATGCTTGCCCTGGTTCACTGCAGCCACAGCCGAAACCCCAGCGATCAGGGAAGGCACTCACTTCTCATCGTTTGCAAATTTAATTCCACTCGTCGTGATGGGGTCAAGGAAGAACCAGTCAAAGCCAGGGAAGTATCTGtatatctgaaaggaaaaactggGCTTAGTGGCAGGCTCCAGCAGGACAGTTACAAGCAGCAGGAACAGGGCAAGCCTCTGCCATCCCCGTAACAtccctgagctgctggctgcgCTCTCTGCGATCAGAGAGACCATGTTTCCACCAGcgcctttttttctttcctgtgtcaAGCCCCTATTATCAGCCTGCTCAGGGGCAGGCTCTGGGAGTTTGTACGGTCGGAGTACTGAGGCatgatgctgctgctgggaacagTTTTCTGGCAAGTGAGCTTTATCCCTGGGCTCCTCACCAGGCCAGCCACATCCAACGTGGGTGTCTGCCCAGTTTAGAGCCAGCTTGTAGCTGAATGGAAGGGACAGCCACCTCGGAGTGAACTCGCCAGGGGATCTGGGCAAGCAAAGGGACCACGCGGAGGAGGCTGTGACCAGGGgaagcccagctctgccatcaCTTTGCTCACAGCCCACAAAACGGCCTCCCACAACAGAGAAGCTACAGCACAGAGGGGGCCTGCTGAGAGCTGAGTCTACCTTCCCCTCTCTGCATGTACTGCCCTTTCTGACCccaatttctgttttatttcagcctCCACACATGGGTCAGGCACCGCTTGCTGCAGTGGTCTTCCAAGGAACCTCCTGAGACGCTGGTCTTTATTTCCAACACTTGTAAATACTGACTCGTTGCAGTTAGCTCAGCTACATCGCTTCTGCAGGTTAATTCCTAGGCGTGCCATTGCCCACCACCGCGGGGGGAACCGCTGTGTACTTGCCACGGAAAAGGGGTGACTCCGCGCCTCCTCCCGTATGTTGGTGAACGGAGATTCCAGTATCAGGGCATCCGGGGGTGTTTCTGAAAAGCCAAAGGCAACGTGCTGAAATGCAGGGCTCAGGGCCTGcctcctgggagcagctgcCACCATGGCACGCCAAGGGCAGCCTTGTCACCAAGCCTGGGACATCGGCGGCACCTGGGCCAGGTGGGACGAGAGCAGCCCACCAGACTTACCTCTCTCGCAGAGGCGCCTGACGAGATTTGTTGCGACCCTGGAAAGGAGAACAACGGGTGTTAatccagcacagcccctctgcAAAATGCCAGGCTCTGGCGGCAGCAGGGGGCAGACGTACAGCTACGCTGCCCTAACACTGGCTGCAGTGTGCCTTGGTTCCCCACAGGTCTCCCAGACTCCACTGCCTCAAAGGGCATCAGGCACCTGCGTTTAGCTAAGTGAACAAGGCCAGGAAAGCAGCACACCGTGTCGTCACTCGAAAGGATCTCTCTGAGGTGGCTCTCAGGCTCCTGACGTAGCCACAGCGGTGCAACACAGCCTCCTACCCCAAGGGTACAAGGGCTGAGGAGCAgagagggggaggcaggagTATGGGCAGAGGGTTACTCAGCTCCAGGCAGCAGATCACGGGGCTCCCAGGGTGATACTGGCCACAGCTGGGTCAGAAAGCCAAAAGGTGTCCTCCGAGCACCTCCCTAACGGGATGgacacattttcagaagttgCGGAACCCTCCAAGCACGGCTAACTTCATAAAGCTCAGCCTCTGGGCTGGCCAGTCACCAGCAAACTCAGCTGGGGCCCACAGTCACAGCCATTCAGATGGCAGCGCGCTGGGAAACGTCACCGGAATGCTCCGGCCGAGAAAGGGATCctgaacacagcaaaaataaagaggaagagCCAAAGGAAGAACTAAAATCTGCCTCGTCTCAAACAAAGCATGACCTTTAGTACCAGGGTAATGAAGAGGCACGCTCCTGAAacacctccctgccccagcaccacgcTTTGTCGGACAGCAAGGCAAGCCGCTGCAGACTCAAACAGCCTCAGCTGCACACAGTTCAGCTTCAAAGTAATTCCTGTGCTtgccctctgctcagccccgcATCAAGGGGATAAGAGGACATGGGTTTTGCTGAGCGTGGTCAGCCTCcagacagcagaggaaatgaattagtggaaaagaaaagttaaaaaccatTTAGGAAAAGGCACTTTGGACTGTAGGTTTCTCCCTGCTGCTACTTCCCTGTGCCAGACCATGACCACGTAAACACTGTCGATGGCCAGCAGTGCAGCCGTGCAGGCATCTACACCAATATTAGCGACACACAAAGCGTTTgtcaggacagaaaaagaacattttgtaagGGAAAGCCGCGTGCACACGCGGCCTGTCTGAGATGCTCTTCCAGAATATCAAAGCAGCACGATGTTCTGCTCAGAGACGAATGCAGACGTAGGTTCACCACAGGAAGAGAGGAGCGCAGCCCCACTCGCCTTCCACTTGACCAAATAGCGTCATACTCGAAGTGCCTGTTTCCCAGCGTATCCCTCTGGGCAACGAAGGTTTGAGATCAGTTCCTGCGCAGTCATCCACTGTAGCCCCTCTCACTCTGCAGAGCGCAGAAGGGCAGCCACTCTGCAGCAGTTATGCCACAGACTCCAAGCCAAGCCAGCCTGGGGATTACGGCAAACAGCGCCTTCACCCAAGGTCAGCGCTTGATGTTTCTCAGGAGGTGCTGAGTCCCACTGGGGTTAGATGCTTACCCCGTGCCCAAGGAGTGTCCCCAGATGTAGACAGGGTTGTCTCCGCTTCTTGCTTTTATCCAGTCGAAGACGTGAAGGGCGTCGTAGGTCATTCCCCTCTCAGACGGGCTGCCTATCGAATCTCCCCAGCCTGAAACACAAAAGGTCCCTGTGTGAGCTGCATGAGACTCTGCAAAGCCAGACAGCTCTTCTCACGCAGCACacctgcagaggagcagggcacGGGTGGTTTCTGCTCATCTCACTGTGCACCTCTACAGGCTGGGGCTAGAGCCCTGACTGATCAGCAGTCATTGAAACAAGGTAACTGCTGGCTGCAAAGGAGTTTTTGTGCATTTGGtcaacaacaagaacaacagcTGTAGCTCAAACACTGCCACCCTGTTCTTGCACCTCCCTGACCACaacagcccagctcccagacCTCAGCTGCTTTTGCACGCCCATAACCAATTCCTAAGTGCAGTCTCTAAAAGCATATGAAGTGGATCCTTAGGATCAGAAACCAAGCACGTTTCACAAAGCTGCTGCAACGTCAGCTTGTCCGTGGTGTCTGATCAGGGCCCTCCAGCCATCTTCCACCCTCCTGATTTGGCTCTATCCCCATGACAGCGTGTCTACGCACCTCACGCTGAGCAGGAAGCATCCCACATCCCTTCTGACACCAACAGCGCAGCCGGAGAAGCTGCTGCCAGCGGGACTGAAAAACGGCAAGCTCCTACAAATAAAGCTCTCTGAGAAGAGCAGCAGGTACTCGACTGATGGTGGCCCAGAGCTGAAAAATGGACACAGCTCCTGCCAAGGATGTTAGCAGTGAGCTACCACGGATCTTAGCTTCACAACAACTTCAGACCAGCTCACTATCTCTGTGAGATCAGACAGAATATTAATGAGTAGGACTTCTCTCAAAGGTATCATTATCTGGGGGAGcagaaatagtattttataaCAATCTTGTTTAATTCTTGTGTTTTGATACACTTTGGAGTAATTTTATCACGGAAATTTGCGATTCCTGGAAATGCCTTACGGATCAGAACCATCGGCAGCATCTAACACAGCTTCTCTGAACTGTCAACAGGGCAGCACATAGGTACACGTCACAAAATAACCGCGTCTCCTTTGTGCAGCttaaaggcaagaaaaggaTGAACCGAACAcggaaaaagaaacagtaagcACGACTGATTAGCTAGCAGCAAGTGTCTGCAAAACAACAGCTCCCCTGagattatctttaaaaaaaaaaaaaaaaaaggcaattattttgttacttagaaaagaaagatagCTAGAAGTGTTTCACGATGACAGAAGCCCACATACCTCGATAATCAAACGTGACCACGTGGTACCCGAGGGAGCTGAGAACCTGGAGGGGAGAGAAACACACGGAAAGCTTTCACAGAGgctgccacagctgctgtgctcttgCCTCAGGCCAAGGTGCAGGGATCTGATTTATGACATTATCAGCCCAGCTTGGTAAAGGAGTAATTTAAGAGCTTTTCAGTGTAGCAGGAGTGAGGCTTTGGAGCAGCAGACATTTCAGTCTGCTGGCTTTACTCCATTTGTCTCCTGGACCGAGATGTAGATCACCCCTTTAACAGCTTTGCCCTTAGTATCTACAAATACCCAGTGACCGTTTCCCATGCAACCGAACAAAACCCATAGAAAACCATTCAGGTTTTCCAGTGAAACAGTACAACTGCTTCATTTATACTGCTCAAGCCTGCATACATGTGAGCTCAGCGTACAGAGGCCTGTTTCAGAAGGCTTAAACATATACACCTAAAACTTACAGTTGCTCTATTGTGAAGATTTATGTTATGAGCAGTGGTAATCCTAGCAAAATCCATTTaaagcaagtaaaaataatatcCCCACTAGATCACCTTGCTTGGAAAAAGTGCCTTGGTAAAAACAGTGTTAGCGTTCTGAGCTTCCATTGCTTGGTATGACTCTAACGACTTTGCACTGGGTAAAAAGCAGTCACAACAAGATTGAACTGCTGCTGCGACCTCTGTAGGATACATGATAAAAAGCCATCTTAGTATTGCATTACACTCTAAATCCTTTAATGGACCAAAGGAAATGGTGTGTAAAACCAACACATCATTTTCAGTGTAAGTGAAATCTTAACAGTCTGAATGATTTCTCTTACAAGTTTAGGCCTTGTTAGTactggggaaacaaaaaaaaaaaaggagaaagagcagcATACAGAGAAGAGGGGTGTTGGCAACCCAAGTCTTTGCTGGGGGGACTATGATGGTGACAGtatctccttttttccttctaaggTCCACTTGGGATCAATCTTTGTGCCCACTCCCAGCCCCGCTCATACCTGCCCTCCTCAGCAGCGCGCCTTGCATCCCCATCTCCGAGGTCTCTGCTGTCACACGGGGCCTGCACTCCGCTACCCTGCGTCACTACGCTGGCTGCCGTCAGCATCTCGTTTGACACAGAGTAACTCTGTCTGCAGCTTGCACAGAGAAACATGACAGACGTTCTCTCTGACACCGTCTGTGCGGGAGTTGTTACCGTTTGCATTACCCTAAGTGCATTATAGTGACTGGGACGAGAGTTACGGGATGGCGAGTTCACAGCTCCTGTAACCACAGGACACCACCCCTCAGGGGgactgcaggcaggagcagcaccccCCCCAAAGGGGCTGCAACTGTGCTGCAACTGCAACGCTCACTGCCTTCAGGGCGCCTTGCACCACCTGCTGGGCTTCCAGCCTTAGCTGTTGGGTGACTAGTCATTGTtacagttgtttaaaaaaaagacagatccCTAATGGTACTGGCAGCGTCACAGCAAGCAGCTGAAGTGACGAACCTGCACGCTGAGCCTCTCGGAATAGTCCAGTTGTACTCCTGTAAGAACAACTGTTCTCACGTACAGTTTTAACCTTAACAGGGGTTAAGGTTACACGTGCTGACACTACCAGGCGGAGCTATAAACAATTTACAATGGTGTGGGGACACACGGTATGCATACAAATGCATCCGTACCTCACAGACAACTGGACACTGACTGGAAATGGAGAGAGCAACCCCACTGCCCCACTCGGCTCTAGATGGCTGTCTGCAGACACAAAGCTGCTGTCTTCACATGTGCATCACAGAGCTTGCCCTGCTGCTTGCTGGCACGCCCTGAGGACTGTTTGACACATTATATCAGGCTCACCCTTGCTTTACTTAGCTGTGGTAACTCCTGGCACTACCACGGAGTGATTCTACTCTACTCCCCCTGTTTTATTGCCATTTTCCCACCAGCACATACCCAGAATTTATGTTATCAGATGCAACTGCACCAGCTTCAAAGCCACTCCTTCCCTCAAAGCCCCTTTGCTCTTTGCTAGTCAGGTCTCCTCAAGCAATTCCTGGTTCTTCCTTTGGCTCTAAATCCTTCCGAGGGGGTTCCCCAGAGGTGTGCCCTGTGCTTACAGGGCAAAGGCCCTGTGCACCACGGAGGTATTAAACACCCAGTTGTGGGCGCAGACTCCTGGGCACAACGGGTTGCTGTTATTCCAGCATCCTGTTGCAGATGCCCTTGCTAACGCTGCAGGCAGATGGGGTTGTGTATCTATCAACGCAACACCACAGTACAGAATACCCCTGCAAACTGGGTCACAATAACCAGGTAAAATATTAACAAGTACATTAggtgctgcaggacagctgaTGCCACCAGAATTACTAAATATCACTTCTGATACATCCGCTTATGTATCGGACCCCCAACCAGACATGCGGAGCACCAGGTTCTTTCTTGCAAAGCCTGGCTTTCAGCTTTGCAGTGTGATTTTAGTGCTAAGTCCCCACATACA includes the following:
- the ABHD12 gene encoding lysophosphatidylserine lipase ABHD12 codes for the protein MRKRNESVTVEHERAAAAPAPLDKGCSLRHSLRLPAADDTGMKRPLGRRYGLWFRLRRLIIWLLGVYVAIPFLVKLCPAIQAKLVFLNFVRVPYFIDLKRPQDQGLNHTCNYYLQPEEDVTIGVWHTVPAALWKNARGKDQLWFEDALGSSHPVILYLHGNAGTRGGDHRVELYKVLSSLGYHVVTFDYRGWGDSIGSPSERGMTYDALHVFDWIKARSGDNPVYIWGHSLGTGVATNLVRRLCERETPPDALILESPFTNIREEARSHPFSVIYRYFPGFDWFFLDPITTSGIKFANDENVKYISCSLLILHAEDDPVVPFHLGKKLYNIAATSRSFRDYKVQFVPFHTDLGYRHKYIYRSPELPRILREFLGVSEHEHHH